The Populus trichocarpa isolate Nisqually-1 chromosome 11, P.trichocarpa_v4.1, whole genome shotgun sequence genome has a segment encoding these proteins:
- the LOC7455960 gene encoding uncharacterized protein LOC7455960 isoform X4, translated as MNTCPICASISTFPRVYDSAALQISVSVRETTGSSKHFHSKISLDSAEKQTLIKEVQLDGYRDTAESINDLPKKGKGKKKHGNKGRIPWNKGRKHTSETRALIKQRTIEALTNPQVRKKMSGHPHAHSEAIRAKISSSLRQIWGKRLKWKRLREKFFLSWSKSIARAAKEGGIDQQELDWDGYDKIEEEITLKQLQGAIEKAKAEERAKRTVEREAKEREEKMARVAQKREKREEKVKAREEAKRKAHRESKRKTEESSSVARKLTLKRRLTKIRKRKSINDQMIRQGASLTSHSRAWEKIDVEIKKSEKIQREGSLAEQIRDAKNKRTESITREALAEPSTQHLFAG; from the exons ATGAACACATGTCCCATATGTGCATCTATTAGTACCTTCCCAAGAGTTTATGATTCTGCAGCCTTGCAAATCAGTGTTAGTGTCAGGGAGACAACAGGTTCTAGCAAGCATTTCCATTCAAAAATTAGCCTAGATTCAGCTGAGAAGCAGACTCTCATCAAGGAGGTTCAACTGGATGGGTACCGTGACACTGCAGAAAGTATCAATGACCTTCccaaaaagggaaaaggaaagaaaaaacatgggaACAAAGGGAGAATTCCCTGGAACAAAGGCAGAAAACATACTTCAG aGACCCGTGCACTCATCAAGCAAAGAACAATTGAAGCCTTGACAAACCCCCAG GTTAGGAAGAAGATGTCAGGACATCCCCATGCTCATAG CGAAGCGATCCGGGCAAAGATAAGCTCTTCACTCAGACAAATTTGGGGTAAACGTTTGAAATGGAAAAGGCTGAGAGAGAAATTCTTTCTTTCATGGTCTAAAAGCATAGCAAGAGCAGCTAAGGAAGGAGGCATTGACCAACAAGAGCTAGACTGGGATGGCTATgataaaatagaagaagaaataacTCTCAAGCAGCTTCAAGGTGCCATTGAAAAGGCAAAGGCAGAGGAGAGAGCAAAGAGAACAGTTGAGAGAGAAGCAaaggaaagggaagaaaagatGGCGAGGGTTGctcaaaaaagagagaagcgGGAAGAGAAAGTGAAGGCAAGAGAAGAAGCAAAGAGAAAGGCACACAGagaatcaaagagaaaaacagaAGAGTCATCATCTGTTGCCAGAAAGCTGACACTTAAGCGGAGATTAACAAAG AttcgaaaaagaaaatccattaATGATCAGATGATTCGCCAAGGGGCATCATTGACTTCTCATAGCCGAGCTTGGGAGAAAATCGATGTAGAGATTAAAAAGAGCgaaaaaattcaaagagaaGGCTCACTTGCTGAACAGATCCGAGATGCCAAGAACAAAAGAACTGAATCCATTACTAGGGAAGCTTTGGCAGAACCATCTACGCAGCATTTATTTGCTGGGTGA
- the LOC7455959 gene encoding ABC transporter G family member 10 has protein sequence MELPVKAPVSGGQKTSYTIETKKLSYKLCSKFDEFKWICCGETPRGVPKFILRDVSCAARPGEITAIAGPSGAGKTTLLEILAGKISSCKVSGQVLVNSQPMKEKHFRRISGYVTQDDSLFPSLTVKETLLYSALLRLPGGKKEAANRVRRLLKELGLEHIADSRIGEGSNWGISGGERRRVSIGVDLVHDPAVVFIDEPTSGLDSASALHVSTLLKSMVVNQGKTIVLTIHQPGFRILELFDRFVLLSNGYAVHDGSLHSLEERLKFSGHQIPLHVNVLEFSIDAIESLEMQNAVLITNECSHETRNEGGHTMRTPNFNNHQEKPLCYPNSILGEVLILGQRFCSNIFRTKQLFATRVIQALVAGLILGTIYLNVGKKTGQVALQTRIGFFVFSLTFLLSSTTEGLPIFLQERRILTRETSRGAYRVSSYVLSNTLIFLPFLLMVALLYSTPVYWLVGLRRATDGFLYFSLVVWMVILMSNSFVACFSALVPNFIMGTSVISGLMGSFFLFSGYFISKNKIPSYWIFMHYLSLFKYPFECFLINEYGGEQGNMRCIEYDKGECKLYGSGFLRQRGLKDSRKWSNLAVMLGFIIGYRVLCFVILWFRCYRRR, from the coding sequence ATGGAATTGCCAGTGAAGGCACCAGTGTCTGGTGGCCAGAAAACTTCGTATACAATAGAAACCAAAAAATTGTCCTACAAGTTATGCAGCAAATTTGATGAGTTCAAGTGGATCTGTTGTGGAGAGACTCCAAGAGGAGTTCCAAAATTCATTCTGAGAGACGTGAGCTGTGCAGCTAGGCCCGGAGAGATCACCGCAATTGCTGGTCCTAGTGGAGCAGGGAAGACCACATTACTAGAGATCCTTGCTGGAAAGATATCTTCATGTAAGGTGTCTGGTCAAGTTCTGGTAAATAGCCAGccaatgaaagaaaaacattttcgGAGAATATCCGGGTATGTGACTCAAGATGATTCTCTATTTCCATCTCTAACAGTTAAAGAAACACTACTGTACAGTGCACTTTTAAGGCTTCCAGGAGGGAAAAAAGAGGCTGCTAATAGGGTGAGAAGGCTACTGAAGGAGCTTGGACTGGAACATATTGCAGATTCAAGGATAGGTGAGGGATCAAATTGGGGCATTTCCGGTGGCGAAAGGCGTAGAGTTTCGATTGGAGTTGATTTAGTCCATGACCCTGCCGTTGTTTTCATTGATGAACCAACTTCAGGTCTGGATTCAGCATCAGCTCTTCATGTATCGACTCTGCTCAAGTCAATGGTGGTAAATCAAGGTAAGACCATTGTTTTAACCATCCACCAACCAGGTTTTCGAATACTCGAGCTGTTTGATCGCTTTGTTTTGCTTTCCAATGGATATGCTGTCCATGATGGCTCATTGCATTCTCTTGAAGAAAGACTGAAGTTTTCTGGTCATCAAATTCCTCTCCATGTCAACGTGCTTGAGTTTTCCATCGATGCCATAGAAAGCCTGGAAATGCAAAATGCAGTGTTAATCACCAATGAATGCTCTCATGAGACCAGAAATGAGGGAGGCCATACCATGAGGACCCCAAACTTTAACAATCATCAAGAAAAGCCTCTCTGCTATCCTAATTCTATATTGGGGGAGGTTTTGATACTAGGACAAAGGTTTTGCAGCAACATTTTCAGAACGAAGCAACTATTTGCTACAAGAGTGATACAAGCGCTGGTCGCTGGACTAATACTTGGAACCATATACTTGAATGTTGGAAAGAAAACAGGGCAAGTTGCTTTGCAGACTCGAATCGGGTTTTTTGTCTTCAGTCTCACCTTCTTGCTATCTTCCACAACAGAAGGCCTGCCTATCTTTTTGCAAGAAAGAAGAATACTGACGAGAGAGACCTCAAGAGGAGCTTATAGAGTTTCTTCTTATGTTCTATCAAACACCCTCatctttcttcctttccttttaatgGTTGCTCTTCTCTACTCTACCCCTGTTTACTGGCTTGTCGGATTGAGGAGGGCAACTGATGGATTTCTGTACTTTTCTCTAGTGGTGTGGATGGTGATTTTGATGTCGAATTCGTTCGTAGCTTGTTTCAGTGCACTAGTGCCTAACTTCATAATGGGGACGTCAGTGATTTCAGGACTGATGGgatccttctttcttttctccggTTACTTCATATCGAAGAATAAGATTCCTAGTTACTGGATTTTCATGCACTATCTGAGTTTATTCAAGTACCcctttgaatgttttttaataaatgaatatgGAGGAGAGCAAGGCAACATGAGGTGCATAGAGTACGATAAAGGGGAATGCAAACTTTATGGAAGTGGGTTCCTCAGACAGCGAGGCCTGAAAGATTCACGAAAATGGAGCAATTTAGCTGTGATGTTGGGTTTTATTATTGGGTACAGAGTGCTATGTTTTGTGATTTTGTGGTTTAGATGTTAcagaagaagatga
- the LOC7455960 gene encoding uncharacterized protein LOC7455960 isoform X2, translating into MCDSGFFQPSVRSLSVPHLPCNHVSNNLLWPTLGYVLEHTHFQPNVQQSNHRNSIVMNTCPICASISTFPRVYDSAALQISVSVRETTGSSKHFHSKISLDSAEKQTLIKEVQLDGYRDTAESINDLPKKGKGKKKHGNKGRIPWNKGRKHTSETRALIKQRTIEALTNPQVRKKMSGHPHAHSEAIRAKISSSLRQIWGKRLKWKRLREKFFLSWSKSIARAAKEGGIDQQELDWDGYDKIEEEITLKQLQGAIEKAKAEERAKRTVEREAKEREEKMARVAQKREKREEKVKAREEAKRKAHRESKRKTEESSSVARKLTLKRRLTKIRKRKSINDQMIRQGASLTSHSRAWEKIDVEIKKSEKIQREGSLAEQIRDAKNKRTESITREALAEPSTQHLFAG; encoded by the exons ATGTGTGACTCTGGTTTCTTTCAACCATCTGTCAGGAGCTTGTCTGTTCCACATCTACCATGCAACCATGTCTCAAACAATCTTTTGTGGCCAACTCTGGGTTATGTGTTGGAACACACACATTTTCAACCAAATGTACAGCAGTCAAACCATCGTAACTCTATCGTGATGAACACATGTCCCATATGTGCATCTATTAGTACCTTCCCAAGAGTTTATGATTCTGCAGCCTTGCAAATCAGTGTTAGTGTCAGGGAGACAACAGGTTCTAGCAAGCATTTCCATTCAAAAATTAGCCTAGATTCAGCTGAGAAGCAGACTCTCATCAAGGAGGTTCAACTGGATGGGTACCGTGACACTGCAGAAAGTATCAATGACCTTCccaaaaagggaaaaggaaagaaaaaacatgggaACAAAGGGAGAATTCCCTGGAACAAAGGCAGAAAACATACTTCAG aGACCCGTGCACTCATCAAGCAAAGAACAATTGAAGCCTTGACAAACCCCCAG GTTAGGAAGAAGATGTCAGGACATCCCCATGCTCATAG CGAAGCGATCCGGGCAAAGATAAGCTCTTCACTCAGACAAATTTGGGGTAAACGTTTGAAATGGAAAAGGCTGAGAGAGAAATTCTTTCTTTCATGGTCTAAAAGCATAGCAAGAGCAGCTAAGGAAGGAGGCATTGACCAACAAGAGCTAGACTGGGATGGCTATgataaaatagaagaagaaataacTCTCAAGCAGCTTCAAGGTGCCATTGAAAAGGCAAAGGCAGAGGAGAGAGCAAAGAGAACAGTTGAGAGAGAAGCAaaggaaagggaagaaaagatGGCGAGGGTTGctcaaaaaagagagaagcgGGAAGAGAAAGTGAAGGCAAGAGAAGAAGCAAAGAGAAAGGCACACAGagaatcaaagagaaaaacagaAGAGTCATCATCTGTTGCCAGAAAGCTGACACTTAAGCGGAGATTAACAAAG AttcgaaaaagaaaatccattaATGATCAGATGATTCGCCAAGGGGCATCATTGACTTCTCATAGCCGAGCTTGGGAGAAAATCGATGTAGAGATTAAAAAGAGCgaaaaaattcaaagagaaGGCTCACTTGCTGAACAGATCCGAGATGCCAAGAACAAAAGAACTGAATCCATTACTAGGGAAGCTTTGGCAGAACCATCTACGCAGCATTTATTTGCTGGGTGA
- the LOC7455960 gene encoding uncharacterized protein LOC7455960 isoform X3, translated as MPFFHLSLSVPHLPCNHVSNNLLWPTLGYVLEHTHFQPNVQQSNHRNSIVMNTCPICASISTFPRVYDSAALQISVSVRETTGSSKHFHSKISLDSAEKQTLIKEVQLDGYRDTAESINDLPKKGKGKKKHGNKGRIPWNKGRKHTSETRALIKQRTIEALTNPQVRKKMSGHPHAHSEAIRAKISSSLRQIWGKRLKWKRLREKFFLSWSKSIARAAKEGGIDQQELDWDGYDKIEEEITLKQLQGAIEKAKAEERAKRTVEREAKEREEKMARVAQKREKREEKVKAREEAKRKAHRESKRKTEESSSVARKLTLKRRLTKIRKRKSINDQMIRQGASLTSHSRAWEKIDVEIKKSEKIQREGSLAEQIRDAKNKRTESITREALAEPSTQHLFAG; from the exons ATGCCATTCTTTCATTT GAGCTTGTCTGTTCCACATCTACCATGCAACCATGTCTCAAACAATCTTTTGTGGCCAACTCTGGGTTATGTGTTGGAACACACACATTTTCAACCAAATGTACAGCAGTCAAACCATCGTAACTCTATCGTGATGAACACATGTCCCATATGTGCATCTATTAGTACCTTCCCAAGAGTTTATGATTCTGCAGCCTTGCAAATCAGTGTTAGTGTCAGGGAGACAACAGGTTCTAGCAAGCATTTCCATTCAAAAATTAGCCTAGATTCAGCTGAGAAGCAGACTCTCATCAAGGAGGTTCAACTGGATGGGTACCGTGACACTGCAGAAAGTATCAATGACCTTCccaaaaagggaaaaggaaagaaaaaacatgggaACAAAGGGAGAATTCCCTGGAACAAAGGCAGAAAACATACTTCAG aGACCCGTGCACTCATCAAGCAAAGAACAATTGAAGCCTTGACAAACCCCCAG GTTAGGAAGAAGATGTCAGGACATCCCCATGCTCATAG CGAAGCGATCCGGGCAAAGATAAGCTCTTCACTCAGACAAATTTGGGGTAAACGTTTGAAATGGAAAAGGCTGAGAGAGAAATTCTTTCTTTCATGGTCTAAAAGCATAGCAAGAGCAGCTAAGGAAGGAGGCATTGACCAACAAGAGCTAGACTGGGATGGCTATgataaaatagaagaagaaataacTCTCAAGCAGCTTCAAGGTGCCATTGAAAAGGCAAAGGCAGAGGAGAGAGCAAAGAGAACAGTTGAGAGAGAAGCAaaggaaagggaagaaaagatGGCGAGGGTTGctcaaaaaagagagaagcgGGAAGAGAAAGTGAAGGCAAGAGAAGAAGCAAAGAGAAAGGCACACAGagaatcaaagagaaaaacagaAGAGTCATCATCTGTTGCCAGAAAGCTGACACTTAAGCGGAGATTAACAAAG AttcgaaaaagaaaatccattaATGATCAGATGATTCGCCAAGGGGCATCATTGACTTCTCATAGCCGAGCTTGGGAGAAAATCGATGTAGAGATTAAAAAGAGCgaaaaaattcaaagagaaGGCTCACTTGCTGAACAGATCCGAGATGCCAAGAACAAAAGAACTGAATCCATTACTAGGGAAGCTTTGGCAGAACCATCTACGCAGCATTTATTTGCTGGGTGA
- the LOC7455960 gene encoding uncharacterized protein LOC7455960 isoform X1 has product MIYPVCCFLLQNSLKGFIRLTSWSLSVPHLPCNHVSNNLLWPTLGYVLEHTHFQPNVQQSNHRNSIVMNTCPICASISTFPRVYDSAALQISVSVRETTGSSKHFHSKISLDSAEKQTLIKEVQLDGYRDTAESINDLPKKGKGKKKHGNKGRIPWNKGRKHTSETRALIKQRTIEALTNPQVRKKMSGHPHAHSEAIRAKISSSLRQIWGKRLKWKRLREKFFLSWSKSIARAAKEGGIDQQELDWDGYDKIEEEITLKQLQGAIEKAKAEERAKRTVEREAKEREEKMARVAQKREKREEKVKAREEAKRKAHRESKRKTEESSSVARKLTLKRRLTKIRKRKSINDQMIRQGASLTSHSRAWEKIDVEIKKSEKIQREGSLAEQIRDAKNKRTESITREALAEPSTQHLFAG; this is encoded by the exons ATGATTTATCCAGTTTGTTGTTTTCTCTTGCAAAATTCTTTGAAGGGCTTCATCAGATTGACATCATG GAGCTTGTCTGTTCCACATCTACCATGCAACCATGTCTCAAACAATCTTTTGTGGCCAACTCTGGGTTATGTGTTGGAACACACACATTTTCAACCAAATGTACAGCAGTCAAACCATCGTAACTCTATCGTGATGAACACATGTCCCATATGTGCATCTATTAGTACCTTCCCAAGAGTTTATGATTCTGCAGCCTTGCAAATCAGTGTTAGTGTCAGGGAGACAACAGGTTCTAGCAAGCATTTCCATTCAAAAATTAGCCTAGATTCAGCTGAGAAGCAGACTCTCATCAAGGAGGTTCAACTGGATGGGTACCGTGACACTGCAGAAAGTATCAATGACCTTCccaaaaagggaaaaggaaagaaaaaacatgggaACAAAGGGAGAATTCCCTGGAACAAAGGCAGAAAACATACTTCAG aGACCCGTGCACTCATCAAGCAAAGAACAATTGAAGCCTTGACAAACCCCCAG GTTAGGAAGAAGATGTCAGGACATCCCCATGCTCATAG CGAAGCGATCCGGGCAAAGATAAGCTCTTCACTCAGACAAATTTGGGGTAAACGTTTGAAATGGAAAAGGCTGAGAGAGAAATTCTTTCTTTCATGGTCTAAAAGCATAGCAAGAGCAGCTAAGGAAGGAGGCATTGACCAACAAGAGCTAGACTGGGATGGCTATgataaaatagaagaagaaataacTCTCAAGCAGCTTCAAGGTGCCATTGAAAAGGCAAAGGCAGAGGAGAGAGCAAAGAGAACAGTTGAGAGAGAAGCAaaggaaagggaagaaaagatGGCGAGGGTTGctcaaaaaagagagaagcgGGAAGAGAAAGTGAAGGCAAGAGAAGAAGCAAAGAGAAAGGCACACAGagaatcaaagagaaaaacagaAGAGTCATCATCTGTTGCCAGAAAGCTGACACTTAAGCGGAGATTAACAAAG AttcgaaaaagaaaatccattaATGATCAGATGATTCGCCAAGGGGCATCATTGACTTCTCATAGCCGAGCTTGGGAGAAAATCGATGTAGAGATTAAAAAGAGCgaaaaaattcaaagagaaGGCTCACTTGCTGAACAGATCCGAGATGCCAAGAACAAAAGAACTGAATCCATTACTAGGGAAGCTTTGGCAGAACCATCTACGCAGCATTTATTTGCTGGGTGA
- the LOC7472357 gene encoding multiple organellar RNA editing factor 8, chloroplastic/mitochondrial, which translates to MATSLLTRSLLLQKITSKTIISSILSRPFTSLSATSSASSTLLRRALRPLSAAANINRSVSRISSRSFSVNPSSSSLNDPSPNWSNRPPKETILLDGCDFEHWLVVMDKPEGDPTRDEIIDSYIKTLAEVVGSEEEARKKIYSVSTRCYFAFGALVSEEVSYKIKELKNVRWVLPDSYLDVKNKDYGGEPFIDGKAVPYDPKYHEEWIRNNARANERNRRNDRPRNVDRSRNFDRRRENMQQRDGAPPPPMANQAMQNPAPNVAGQPQNMGRQGGLPPSPQNSYRVGPGGPPPNNYNMGGPPNIGGPGGPRPNNYAGGQQNNMNRGPQNMPPQNYMPPQNNMPLQNNMPPQNYVPPQNNYIPPQNNMPPQNNMGGWSSDMPGNMQHNFQSGPNDGGYQGGPPNYQNSYPPSRD; encoded by the exons ATGGCGACTTCTCTCCTCACTCGTTCCCTCCTCCTCCAAAAAATCACCTCCAAAACAATAATCTCCTCCATTCTCTCCCGACCCTTCACTTCCCTCTCCGCCACTTCCTCCGCCTCCTCCACTCTCCTCCGCCGTGCTCTTCGTCCTCTCTCCGCTGCAGCCAACATCAATCGCTCTGTCTCTCGGATTTCATCCAGGTCGTTTTCTGTCAACCCATCATCGTCTTCTCTTAACGACCCAAGCCCTAACTGGTCCAACAGACCTCCAAAAGAGACTATCTTGCTTGATGGCTGCGATTTTGAGCATTGGCTCGTCGTCATGGATAAGCCTGAAGGAGATCCTACTCGTGACGAGATCATCGATTCTTATATTAAAACCCTTGCTGAAGTTGTTGGAAG TGAGGAAGAAGCGAGGAAAAAGATCTATTCAGTTTCTACTCGATGCTACTTTGCCTTTGGAGCTCTGGTGTCCGAAGAGGTTTCATACAAGATCAAAG AATTGAAAAATGTTCGCTGGGTTCTTCCAGATTCATACTTAGATGTGAAGAACAAAGATTATGGAG ggGAGCCATTTATTGATGGGAAAGCTGTGCCCTATGACCCAAAATATCATGAGGAATGGATAAGGAACAATGCGAGGGCAAATGAAAGAAATAGGCGCAATGATCGACCTCGTAACGTCGACAGATCAAGAAATTTCGACAGAAGAAGGGAAAACATGCAGCAGCGCGATGGAGCTCCGCCTCCTCCTATGGCTAATCAGGCTATGCAAAACCCTGCTCCCAATGTGGCTGGACAACCACAAAACATGGGCAGACAAGGTGGACTGCCACCGTCGCCACAGAACAGCTACAGGGTGGGACCAGGTGGACCACCGCCTAACAACTATAACATGGGTGGACCCCCGAACATTGGTGGACCAGGTGGACCACGGCCTAATAACTATGCAGGTGGGCAACAGAACAATATGAATAGAGGGCCACAGAACATGCCACCACAAAACTACATGCCACCACAGAACAACATGCCCCTGCAGAACAACATGCCGCCGCAAAACTATGTGCCCCCTCAAAACAACTACATTCCCCCACAGAACAACATGCCTCCACAGAACAACATGGGAGGATGGTCCAGTGACATGCCTGGGAACATGCAGCACAACTTCCAGAGTGGGCCTAATGATGGAGGCTATCAAGGTGGGCCACCAAACTACCAGAACAGCTACCCTCCAAGCAGGGATTGA